In one Pseudomonas sp. SCA2728.1_7 genomic region, the following are encoded:
- a CDS encoding DUF1456 family protein yields the protein MIHNDVLRSVRYMLDISDKKVVEIIKLGGMEVALADVVTWLDKKEEDEEGFVRCPDEVIAHFLDGLVIFKRGKDESRPPQPIEVPVTNNIILKKLRVAFELKEDDMHAILKAAEFPVSKPELSALFRKVGHTNYRPCGDQLLRNFLKGLTLRVRA from the coding sequence ATGATTCATAACGACGTATTGCGCAGCGTGCGCTACATGCTCGACATCAGCGACAAGAAGGTTGTCGAAATCATCAAGCTCGGCGGCATGGAAGTAGCGCTCGCCGACGTAGTGACCTGGCTCGACAAGAAGGAAGAAGACGAAGAAGGTTTCGTGCGCTGCCCGGACGAAGTCATCGCGCACTTCCTCGATGGTCTGGTGATCTTCAAGCGTGGCAAGGACGAAAGCCGTCCGCCACAGCCGATCGAAGTGCCGGTGACCAACAACATCATCCTGAAAAAACTGCGTGTGGCCTTCGAATTGAAAGAAGACGACATGCACGCGATCCTCAAGGCCGCCGAGTTCCCGGTGTCCAAGCCTGAGCTGAGCGCGCTGTTCCGCAAGGTCGGCCACACCAACTACCGCCCGTGTGGCGACCAGTTGCTGCGCAACTTCCTCAAGGGTCTCACGCTGCGCGTGAGAGCTTAA
- a CDS encoding GNAT family N-acetyltransferase: MRHHSVIHTPKLSDYQELTRVWEASVRATHDFLPDSYIELLRNLVLTRYLDAVMLICTKDADQRITGFAGVAAGKIEMLFIDPDYRGQGLGKKLLNYALQHLNADELDVNEQNPQALGFYFKQGFEVIGRSEVDGMGQPYPLLHMRLRQNQQRSSNG; encoded by the coding sequence ATGCGTCACCATTCGGTCATCCATACGCCGAAACTCAGCGATTATCAGGAACTGACCCGGGTCTGGGAGGCCTCGGTTCGCGCCACCCATGATTTTCTGCCGGACAGCTATATCGAGCTGCTGCGTAATCTGGTGCTCACGCGTTATCTGGATGCGGTGATGTTGATCTGCACCAAGGACGCCGACCAGCGCATCACCGGGTTTGCCGGTGTCGCGGCGGGCAAGATCGAGATGCTGTTCATCGATCCGGATTATCGGGGTCAGGGCTTGGGCAAGAAACTGCTGAACTACGCCCTGCAGCATTTGAATGCCGATGAACTCGACGTCAACGAACAGAACCCGCAGGCCTTGGGGTTTTACTTCAAGCAGGGTTTCGAGGTCATCGGCCGCTCGGAGGTCGATGGCATGGGCCAGCCGTATCCGTTGCTGCACATGCGTCTGCGACAAAATCAGCAACGCTCAAGCAACGGCTGA
- the rimO gene encoding 30S ribosomal protein S12 methylthiotransferase RimO — translation MSTTPAPANPKVGFVSLGCPKALVDSERILTQLRMEGYDVVSTYQDADVVVVNTCGFIDSAKAESLEVIGEAIKENGKVIVTGCMGVEEGNIRNVHPSVLAVTGPQQYEQVVNAVHEVVPPRKDHNPLIDLVPPQGIKLTPRHYAYLKISEGCNHSCSFCIIPSMRGKLVSRPVGDVLDEAQRLVKSGVKELLVISQDTSAYGVDVKYRTGFWNGAPVKTRMTELCEALSTLGVWVRLHYVYPYPHVDELIPLMAAGKILPYLDIPFQHASPKVLKSMKRPAFEDKTLARIKNWREICPDLIIRSTFIVGFPGETEEDFQYLLNWLTEAQLDRVGCFQYSPVEGAPANDLDLEIVPDDVKQDRWDRFMAHQQVISSARLQMRIGREIEVLVDEVDEQGAVGRCFFDAPEIDGNVFIDNGSNLKPGDKVWCKVTDADEYDLWAEQI, via the coding sequence ATGTCCACCACTCCTGCGCCGGCCAATCCAAAGGTTGGCTTTGTATCTCTGGGTTGCCCGAAAGCACTGGTCGACTCCGAGCGCATCCTGACCCAGCTGCGCATGGAAGGCTATGACGTGGTGTCTACCTATCAGGACGCCGACGTTGTAGTCGTCAACACCTGCGGTTTCATCGATTCGGCCAAGGCTGAGTCTTTGGAAGTGATCGGCGAAGCGATCAAGGAAAACGGCAAGGTGATCGTCACCGGCTGCATGGGCGTGGAAGAAGGCAACATCCGCAACGTGCACCCGAGCGTGCTGGCCGTGACCGGTCCGCAGCAGTACGAGCAAGTGGTCAACGCCGTGCACGAAGTGGTGCCACCGCGTAAGGATCACAACCCGCTGATCGACCTGGTGCCGCCGCAAGGCATCAAGCTGACCCCGCGCCACTACGCCTACCTGAAGATTTCCGAAGGCTGCAACCACAGCTGCTCGTTCTGCATCATCCCGTCGATGCGCGGCAAACTGGTCAGCCGTCCGGTCGGTGATGTGCTCGACGAAGCCCAGCGTCTGGTCAAATCCGGCGTTAAAGAGTTGCTGGTCATTTCGCAAGACACCAGCGCTTACGGCGTTGACGTGAAATACCGCACCGGTTTCTGGAACGGCGCGCCGGTGAAAACCCGCATGACCGAACTGTGTGAAGCGCTGAGCACCCTCGGCGTCTGGGTTCGTCTGCACTACGTCTACCCGTACCCGCACGTTGACGAACTGATCCCGTTGATGGCCGCCGGCAAGATCCTGCCGTACCTGGACATCCCGTTCCAGCACGCCAGCCCGAAAGTGTTGAAGTCGATGAAACGCCCGGCCTTCGAAGACAAGACCCTGGCGCGGATCAAGAACTGGCGCGAAATCTGCCCGGATCTGATCATCCGTTCGACCTTCATCGTTGGCTTCCCGGGCGAAACCGAAGAAGACTTCCAGTATCTGCTGAACTGGCTGACCGAAGCCCAGCTCGACCGCGTCGGCTGCTTCCAGTACTCGCCGGTGGAAGGCGCTCCGGCCAACGATCTGGATCTGGAGATCGTACCGGACGACGTCAAGCAGGATCGTTGGGATCGCTTCATGGCGCACCAGCAGGTGATCAGCTCGGCACGCCTGCAAATGCGCATCGGCCGTGAGATTGAAGTGCTGGTCGACGAAGTTGACGAGCAAGGCGCGGTTGGCCGCTGCTTCTTCGACGCCCCGGAAATCGATGGCAACGTGTTTATTGATAACGGCAGCAATCTGAAGCCGGGTGACAAGGTCTGGTGCAAGGTTACTGACGCTGATGAATACGATCTATGGGCTGAGCAGATCTGA
- a CDS encoding rRNA pseudouridine synthase, with protein sequence MTDPIRLSKRLIELVGCSRREAELFIEGGWVTVDGEVIDEPQFKVGDQKVELDKDAKATAPEPVTILLNAPAGMDVETAMQSLSAETLSEEHRFSKRPLRGHFLRLTASADLQAKASGLLVFTQDWKILRKLTADAAKIEQEYVVEVEGDMVAHGLNRLQHGLTHKGKELPPVKASWQNENRLRFAMKNPQPGIITQFCEAVGLKVIGIRRIRIGGVSIGKVPVGQWRYLSGKEKF encoded by the coding sequence ATGACTGACCCGATTCGCCTCTCCAAACGCCTCATCGAACTGGTCGGTTGCTCCCGCCGGGAGGCCGAGCTGTTCATTGAGGGCGGCTGGGTCACCGTGGACGGCGAAGTGATTGACGAGCCGCAATTCAAGGTCGGCGACCAGAAGGTCGAGCTCGACAAGGACGCCAAGGCCACCGCGCCGGAGCCGGTGACCATCCTGCTCAACGCCCCTGCCGGCATGGACGTTGAAACCGCCATGCAATCGCTGAGCGCCGAAACCCTCAGCGAAGAACACCGCTTCAGCAAGCGCCCGTTGCGCGGGCACTTCCTGCGCCTGACCGCCAGCGCCGACTTGCAAGCGAAGGCCAGCGGCCTGCTGGTGTTCACTCAGGATTGGAAGATCCTGCGCAAGCTCACCGCCGACGCCGCGAAGATCGAGCAGGAATACGTGGTCGAAGTCGAAGGTGACATGGTCGCCCACGGCCTCAATCGCTTGCAACATGGCCTGACGCACAAAGGCAAAGAGCTGCCGCCGGTCAAGGCCAGCTGGCAGAACGAAAACCGTCTGCGCTTCGCCATGAAGAACCCGCAGCCGGGGATCATCACCCAGTTCTGCGAAGCGGTCGGCCTGAAGGTCATCGGCATCCGCCGCATCCGCATCGGCGGCGTCTCGATCGGCAAGGTCCCGGTCGGCCAATGGCGCTACCTGTCCGGCAAAGAGAAGTTCTAA
- a CDS encoding SDR family oxidoreductase: MHPYFSLQGRTALVTGGTRGIGRMIAKAFVEAGARVYVCSRDAEACHQTAEELSALGKCHGVAANLATEEGVQELAARLGEQITHLDILVNNAGTTWGAPLESYPVKGWEKVMQLNVTSVFSCIQQFLPLLRKAGSAANPARIINIGSVAGISSFGEQAYAYGPSKAALHQLSRILARELVSQHINVNVIAPGRFPSKMTQHIGNDQQALAEDTALIPMKRWGREEEMAALAISLASTAGAYMTGNIIPLDGGFSL; encoded by the coding sequence ATGCACCCGTACTTTTCCCTGCAAGGCCGCACCGCTCTGGTGACCGGCGGCACCCGTGGTATCGGCAGAATGATCGCCAAGGCCTTTGTCGAGGCTGGCGCGCGCGTCTATGTCTGCTCACGCGATGCCGAGGCCTGCCATCAAACCGCTGAAGAACTCAGCGCCTTGGGCAAGTGTCACGGTGTGGCGGCGAATCTGGCGACCGAAGAAGGTGTGCAGGAACTGGCTGCGCGCCTGGGCGAGCAGATCACGCATCTGGATATTCTGGTGAACAACGCCGGCACCACCTGGGGTGCGCCGCTGGAAAGCTATCCAGTGAAGGGCTGGGAGAAGGTCATGCAGCTCAACGTGACGTCGGTGTTCAGTTGCATCCAGCAGTTTCTGCCGCTGTTGCGCAAGGCCGGCTCGGCGGCGAATCCGGCGCGGATTATCAATATCGGTTCGGTGGCGGGGATTTCTTCGTTTGGCGAGCAGGCGTATGCCTACGGGCCGAGTAAGGCCGCCTTGCATCAATTGTCGCGGATTCTTGCGCGGGAGCTGGTGAGCCAGCACATCAATGTCAATGTGATTGCACCGGGAAGGTTCCCGAGCAAGATGACGCAGCATATTGGCAATGATCAGCAGGCGTTGGCTGAGGATACGGCGTTGATTCCGATGAAGCGTTGGGGGCGTGAAGAGGAGATGGCGGCGTTGGCGATCAGTCTGGCGAGTACGGCTGGGGCTTATATGACGGGGAATATTATTCCGCTGGATGGTGGATTCAGTTTGTAG